GGGTTAGATCATTGGAGCTAAGATAAGATAGCAGCTGACGACCTGACGTAGAGACTAACCACAACGTAAATAAATTAACGAACATATTGAGAACGAGCATGCCAACCAAAAAGTAACCTTTGACACAATGCTGGCTAGCTATCCATATCAAGAGTACAGAATTAGGCAGCCGAAATTTCCCAATGAGAAAGCGAACACCTTTgtcaattgttttttttttactgaggcaactttttttttgtatttttcacTGATTAATTCTTAAATACAAAGTAATTGTCAAGTTTAGAAAAATTCGAAGTGAAACCAATACACATGGACGTAGAGCCTACACCAATGATGATACCCTGAACATAGTGCAATCATACCAATTGGACACCCACAAACTATATAACCGAAAAACCGCTCCGCCAATCTAGCCACCCCTCCTAGCCTCTGCAGAAGAAATTAGGACTGTTATGAAAAAAGTAGGACGCGGCACTCTAAGCCTCGAACATGAGGGATCAAGCCATcacgccaaaaaaaaaactatttgcGACGCACTACATGCCAACAGTCAACATCGATAAGAACATTGACGTTCACTTGAAACAAGGCGAATGCTATCAGCTCTGTTAAACTCACAAAAACGCTATAGCCACTTTGCCACTCCTTCTGCGGTCGGCCAACATGTACAACCTTCCTAGACCACCGCGACGAGACACCACCACTCGCCCTTGAGTTGTAATCGCTGCGATAGATCCACACCAAGGTAGCACGATATTAGCAGATTTGCGCCACCGACAATCTCCATGGTGCCATCTGCGGCCGTATGAAACCTCTACGACCAACTCTACACTTGCGCCACTAAAGAGACAGCCCTATGCcctgcgagctctctctcccacCACCTTTGGGAGCCAGGGAGCATCCCCTCACCACGAAGAAGCGGTGACAATGGTAGCCATGGGCAATGGTGATCTTTTTCCACTGTCAATACTCATTTGAAAATCTCATCAAATTTCCTGGAGAGAATAGCCAGCTTTTCGGTTGCAGTACGACGAATTTTCTGACTTGGGTAGAGACAGGACAAGCAGTCAGAAGAACGGCGATAAGCCTAATGGGCTGTGATGCTACAGTAGTAACTTTGTAGCCAGCCCACAAACTTGCACGCTAAatgggcgggcggcggcggcccacgCGGCCACGCCTTCGCCTCGTCGTCTTTTTAGATCAAAACTCGCCTCGTCGTCTTCACCGGCGCCGAGCCCTCCTCCGCGATGAACTCGTTAGGGGAAGGGGATCAACGTCCAGTCGTTGTGCTCCGAAAAAATATCCTTCGGGCCTCAAGCTACGAATACCTCCCctccaaaaaaattcaagttgGTCGGACACTTCCAACATAGGCGCGTCTTGGAACCCAGTCTTCCCCTTCTCCAAATCAGGTAATTTCCGGGCAGATTTTGAGAGATTAAGAAGCGGCGTTGAACCATGGCCTGGACGCGCTTAAGTTTGCCCCAATTTTCTCCTTTCCCccttatatatgcatttgcAGCGATTCAATTTTTTGGGGGCTATTCATGGATTGCGTGATTCCTGGTAGATTATTGTAGGCATTGTTTCAGCGATTGTGGTTTGGATTGGTGTGTTGCCGTTGCCATCTCCGGTTGAAACTAGCTCGCAGCCGCAGCAAACGATTATTCGTGATGGCATCGCGAGGATCAAGTCCATCGGAGTCTTAGATATTAAGACTGGACCGTTGCAGGGATGCAGTACTCGTGgtttggggatttttttttttaactgttCCTTTTTCCTTCTATGAATGACTTGCAGATCCACTGGATGTGAGCAGGGTCTAGACATGACACATTGCTCATGGTACAAAAATTAGGCAAAAGATAAGTTCCTTGGCACCGCCAGTCCTATGCGAATCATTTTTTGGTATGGGGGTGCAACAAAATTCGTGGTATTTCTATGGTACAGAATCACAACAATGCATATAGTAAAGGAGAACACTGAGTTCTGGACTACTTTCTCTGGAATCTACACAACCTACTTCTGTGGCTTGCAAGAAGCATCTTATTGTCAAGTCCATCACTTATTTCGGTGAATTGCGATGGCTGACACCAAAGATGGTCCAGGTCTTACCATGGGATGCATGTCAACATCTTTGATCAGTGGAACAACTGTTCTGTTTCACTTAATCTCACTGCTATGAAATTGGCACTCTTGCGTGTTTTCTAGGTCCAGCTGAACCCATTTAAATCAAATTTCTTGCAGTTCTGAGGCCCATCATTTGTCTCATTGATGTTTAGATCCAGTTTTGTTGTCTGGCATGAAATGCTAAAGCCATCCGTCCTCTCATGCCCTTCTTGGTGGTTTGGAGGCCTTCTGCTTAGTTTCTCAAGAAATAAATTCCCATGTCCTTCTTTCATGTGCAGATCAAATGCCATAGCTCCAATCTCCTTTCCCTTTTTAGCAGAAAGGCTAATTGATAGGATATCTTGATCTCTTTGTGACTCGCATGCAGTTAAGCAGCTGTCGACTGATCCATCACCAAGTTGCATGGTTTGTAACATTTGTGAACCTTGAATCTCCTCAAAGCCTGTAAAAGCATTATGGAGGCATTCTGTTGACACTTTTGAGACCAATTCTGACAGTTGCATCTTTGCATTTTCTAGACTAGCCGAGCCTGTATTCTGCTTTGCAAGTGTCTCGTGTGCCTTTTCCAGCACCGATTGCAGGTACTTTCCTTGTGCTTCAATTCGGAGTTGCAGATGTCTCTGTACCTGTTGAATGGCATCAGCTCATTAACGTAAGATAGCAGACCACGAGTATTTGAGCATCACACCATTTATCTCTTTTCTCTGAGAAAATTACAGTAATGGTGAACTTCTATCTGAGCCATGTATTATTTGTGTATGAAAACCATGTAACAAGCAGCTCAGAGGAGCCTTGGCTCGAATA
This is a stretch of genomic DNA from Brachypodium distachyon strain Bd21 chromosome 1, Brachypodium_distachyon_v3.0, whole genome shotgun sequence. It encodes these proteins:
- the LOC100837299 gene encoding myb-related protein 2, giving the protein MYHHQQQLQRHSQLLSSRQTFPSERHLLLQGGIVPGESGLVLSTDAKPRLKWTPELHDRFVEAVNQLGGPDKATPKTIMRLMGVPGLTLYHLKSHLQKYRLSKNLHAQANVGNSRNVVGCTMATEKHSEGNGSPVSHHLGAQTNKSMHIGEALQMQIEVQRRLHEQLEVQRHLQLRIEAQGKYLQSVLEKAHETLAKQNTGSASLENAKMQLSELVSKVSTECLHNAFTGFEEIQGSQMLQTMQLGDGSVDSCLTACESQRDQDILSISLSAKKGKEIGAMAFDLHMKEGHGNLFLEKLSRRPPNHQEGHERTDGFSISCQTTKLDLNINETNDGPQNCKKFDLNGFSWT